A window from Staphylococcus succinus encodes these proteins:
- a CDS encoding thiazole synthase, giving the protein MFNIGPFTLNSRLLLGTGKFEDEVTQTKAINASETEVLTFAVRRMNLYDKNLPNPLAKVDLTKFTTFPNTAGAKSAKEAVRIAEIANHAGVCDMIKVEVIGDDETLLPDPIETYEACKILLEKGYIVCPYISNDVVLAKRLETLGVHAVMPLASPIGTGRGINNPLNLRYIIERANVPVIVDAGIGSPKDACHAMELGADGILLNTAISSAQDPVKMAEAMKLGIHAGRMSYEAGRIPVKYTAQASSPTEGIGFL; this is encoded by the coding sequence ATGTTCAATATAGGACCATTTACATTAAATTCAAGATTATTATTAGGTACTGGAAAATTTGAAGATGAGGTCACGCAAACAAAAGCGATTAATGCTTCAGAGACGGAAGTATTAACATTTGCTGTACGTAGAATGAACTTGTATGACAAAAACTTACCGAATCCTTTAGCTAAAGTAGATTTAACGAAATTTACTACCTTTCCAAATACTGCAGGTGCTAAATCAGCAAAAGAAGCGGTGCGTATTGCTGAAATTGCAAACCATGCCGGCGTATGTGACATGATTAAAGTAGAGGTTATCGGTGATGACGAAACGTTATTACCAGATCCAATAGAAACGTATGAGGCATGCAAAATATTATTAGAAAAAGGTTATATAGTATGTCCTTATATTTCGAACGATGTTGTATTGGCTAAACGTTTAGAAACATTAGGTGTCCATGCAGTCATGCCACTGGCATCGCCTATAGGTACGGGGAGAGGTATTAATAATCCTTTGAATTTACGTTATATTATTGAGCGTGCAAATGTACCAGTTATTGTAGACGCAGGTATTGGCTCACCTAAAGATGCTTGTCATGCCATGGAGTTAGGTGCAGACGGTATCTTATTGAACACAGCGATTTCAAGTGCACAAGATCCAGTGAAAATGGCTGAAGCAATGAAATTAGGTATTCATGCAGGTCGAATGAGCTATGAAGCAGGAAGAATACCAGTGAAATATACAGCGCAAGCAAGTAGTCCAACTGAAGGTATAGGATTCTTATGA